The segment CTAAGACCCATTGCAGTTTCATGTTTATATGTTTTACTGAATTGATTGAGTAACTGAAGCCACGTGAAAAACTTACGCAGGCCAATCCTCCTCAGCTGCAGTCAAATCTGAAGTTTGTTCAACTCTTCAGAAGAGAAACTAAGCTTGTTTCAGAAGTCGAATACTATCTCACAAACCTCATTTCAGCAAAGATGTTTATAATCAATGTTAATGGCCAGTCGCTATCCATGGAAGAAAGTGAGTTTCAGAAGCATATGGAATCTGCAAAACTAGGTACTCAAATGTCTGTTGCTGGCCCTAGTAGTCCACAAGGGTTGGCTACATCTACGAGGGGATTACAGAAGCAAATTGATGCAGAAGGTCTGTTTCTTACCACTTTCAGCTCATTTGAAAcagatatttttagtataaatttggatTTGAGCTATCAGCTTTCCCCATGGGCATAACCGTGTTTCTTCTGATGCTCTTGTCTGAGAACCAGTTAACCTAGTGACTTGCATATATACTCATAGCCTTTAATTTTTATTTAGTGGCTGTGTTCTTCTTCCATCTACTTGAGGGTTTTCGTTTTTTCTTACCTTTGTTGCATGATCACAAATTTTCAGTTGACATTTAGCAGGTTCCAGATTCCCTTTCATGGACTCGGAAACTGAAAATCTGACGCCAGCGGAACTCAAGCAGTTACATGGGCTCTACAGGAAGACAGTGACCAGATATACACTGTTGTCTAAAGCCTTAAGAAAGTTATCCATAGATGAGGATCAGCTCCTC is part of the Triticum aestivum cultivar Chinese Spring unplaced genomic scaffold, IWGSC CS RefSeq v2.1 scaffold16334, whole genome shotgun sequence genome and harbors:
- the LOC123177059 gene encoding vacuolar protein sorting-associated protein 9A, with product MIAVKELQKINSFKSPWEKLLCMMSCCQVINNLLLNVSMTNDRTPSGADEFLPILIYITIKANPPQLQSNLKFVQLFRRETKLVSEVEYYLTNLISAKMFIINVNGQSLSMEESEFQKHMESAKLGTQMSVAGPSSPQGLATSTRGLQKQIDAEGSRFPFMDSETENLTPAELKQLHGLYRKTVTRYTLLSKALRKLSIDEDQLLASVDDS